One window from the genome of Bacteroidota bacterium encodes:
- a CDS encoding DNA starvation/stationary phase protection protein gives MKKINAIGLHQDKAEDLANKLNKLLANYSIFYQNTRGFHWNIKGEKFFELHLKFEELYNDLLLKIDEVAERILTLGHTPEHSYSQYSKTSTIKESKKISDGLIAVEQILEAFKTVIVMQREILALATDANDEGTNALMSDYIRFQEKQVWMYSSFLKK, from the coding sequence ATGAAAAAAATAAATGCAATTGGTTTACACCAAGACAAAGCCGAAGATTTGGCAAATAAATTAAACAAGTTATTGGCAAACTATTCAATCTTTTATCAAAACACGAGGGGCTTTCACTGGAACATCAAAGGTGAAAAGTTTTTTGAGCTGCATTTAAAATTTGAAGAACTCTACAATGATTTGTTGCTAAAAATTGATGAAGTTGCTGAACGTATATTAACATTGGGGCATACACCCGAGCATAGTTATTCTCAATATTCTAAAACATCAACAATAAAGGAAAGCAAGAAAATTTCTGATGGTTTAATTGCAGTTGAACAAATTCTGGAAGCATTTAAAACAGTAATCGTAATGCAAAGAGAAATTCTTGCATTAGCTACTGATGCGAACGATGAAGGAACAAATGCTTTAATGAGCGATTATATCCGTTTTCAGGAAAAACAAGTATGGATGTATTCTTCATTCTTAAAAAAATAA
- a CDS encoding T9SS type A sorting domain-containing protein, with amino-acid sequence MTRDASGTMAEYKLPIAMPTLLGAGSEFIPINTLPHYSNEVFKLDNFTADTTLVGYIYGGISSTAANIFFTNTGTQSSASSQIFKVFVIKNSTVGIHELNTHSIGTLQMQVYPNPNNGNFMVKFNLRDKGEVKLTISDASGKLIENTVLKNLQAGENTYSKRIKNLINGGIYYITIETTYEKATQKIIVEP; translated from the coding sequence GTGACAAGAGATGCAAGTGGCACAATGGCTGAATATAAATTACCTATTGCAATGCCTACTTTACTCGGTGCAGGTTCTGAATTTATTCCCATAAATACATTGCCACATTATAGCAACGAAGTATTTAAATTAGATAATTTTACGGCTGACACAACTTTGGTTGGTTATATCTATGGCGGTATAAGCAGCACAGCAGCTAATATCTTTTTTACAAATACTGGCACGCAAAGCAGTGCAAGCAGTCAAATATTTAAAGTATTTGTGATAAAAAATTCAACGGTTGGCATTCACGAGTTGAACACTCATAGCATTGGAACATTGCAAATGCAAGTGTATCCAAATCCTAACAATGGCAATTTCATGGTGAAATTTAATCTTAGGGATAAAGGTGAAGTAAAACTTACAATTAGCGATGCCAGCGGGAAATTAATTGAAAATACAGTTCTTAAAAACTTACAAGCAGGAGAAAACACCTACTCTAAAAGAATTAAAAACCTTATCAATGGCGGAATTTATTACATCACCATTGAAACCACTTATGAAAAAGCAACTCAAAAAATAATTGTAGAACCATAA
- a CDS encoding S8 family serine peptidase, translating into MANRLKYVIVIILLIHSRNLFAEKYWISFTDKSGVEFDPYAYFSQRTIDQRLSQGLNLCDEKDFPVNENYCSQVLLLSDSESYSSRWLNGIAAYTSPDRIESIKALPFVSSVREMNGQVVLAFKTEESKDLNTYNRALLHYQTDRLGGKLFNERNIDGKGIRIAVLDAGFKGADENSVFTKLRNEKRIIATYDFVRKKEDVFVSHWHGSAALSCIVGELDTVKIGLATGAEVLLARTEKVFSETISEEENWLVAAEWADKNGANIISSSLGYTYNRYFNDEMNGRNSLIAMAATVAASKGILVVNSAGNEARDNWHYIDTPADADSVLAVGGTDPGTDLHIYFSSFGPTSDGRLKPNVTAPADIIAASVSGIKEAFGTSFSAPLVAGFAACAWQTNRSLSNMQLFREIEKSGHLYPYFDYAHGYGIPQAKYFTDTTRTIEPTFDFVIVNDQIKVVLREKYSYPDQEIALGYNAQRNLFYKVTDKYGSVKSYTVFLAGRKEMLNLQAQDFNEGDEVTVHFEGYTSKLDFPKLESEEIK; encoded by the coding sequence ATGGCAAACAGACTGAAATATGTAATTGTCATTATTCTGCTTATTCATTCACGGAATCTATTTGCTGAAAAATATTGGATAAGTTTTACTGACAAATCAGGTGTGGAATTCGATCCATACGCTTATTTTTCTCAACGAACGATTGACCAAAGGTTGTCACAAGGATTGAATCTTTGCGATGAAAAAGATTTTCCGGTCAACGAAAATTACTGTTCACAAGTACTTTTATTAAGCGATTCTGAAAGTTATTCCAGCAGGTGGTTAAATGGAATAGCAGCGTATACTTCTCCAGATAGAATTGAATCCATCAAAGCACTGCCTTTTGTTTCTTCTGTTCGCGAAATGAACGGACAAGTTGTTTTAGCCTTTAAAACAGAAGAGTCGAAAGATCTAAACACATACAATCGTGCGCTCTTACATTATCAGACAGATCGTTTGGGTGGCAAGCTTTTCAACGAAAGAAACATCGATGGAAAGGGGATTCGTATAGCAGTATTGGATGCCGGTTTTAAAGGAGCAGATGAAAATAGCGTATTCACTAAATTGAGAAATGAGAAACGGATCATTGCTACTTATGATTTTGTAAGAAAGAAAGAAGACGTTTTCGTCAGCCATTGGCATGGAAGCGCCGCTCTCTCATGTATTGTTGGTGAGCTCGATACTGTTAAGATCGGACTCGCTACAGGTGCAGAAGTGTTGCTGGCAAGAACAGAAAAAGTTTTTTCAGAAACCATTAGCGAAGAAGAGAATTGGCTGGTAGCAGCTGAATGGGCAGATAAAAATGGTGCGAATATTATCAGCAGTTCATTAGGATATACATACAACAGATATTTCAACGATGAAATGAATGGCCGGAATAGTCTCATCGCAATGGCAGCTACAGTTGCTGCATCGAAAGGAATTCTGGTTGTAAATTCAGCGGGAAATGAAGCTCGCGACAACTGGCACTACATCGATACACCTGCTGATGCTGATAGTGTTTTGGCAGTAGGTGGCACAGATCCCGGAACCGACCTACATATTTATTTCAGTTCATTTGGTCCAACAAGTGATGGACGTCTGAAACCAAATGTAACTGCACCCGCAGATATCATAGCAGCAAGCGTTAGCGGTATAAAGGAGGCTTTCGGAACATCATTCTCTGCTCCCTTGGTTGCAGGATTTGCAGCATGCGCCTGGCAGACGAACAGATCACTTTCAAACATGCAATTGTTTCGCGAGATTGAAAAGAGCGGACATCTTTATCCATATTTTGATTATGCACATGGCTACGGAATTCCTCAAGCGAAATATTTTACTGACACGACCAGAACGATAGAGCCTACATTTGATTTCGTAATTGTGAATGATCAGATAAAAGTTGTCCTCCGCGAAAAGTATTCTTATCCCGACCAGGAAATCGCATTAGGTTATAATGCTCAAAGAAATCTTTTCTATAAAGTAACAGATAAATACGGATCAGTAAAATCGTATACTGTTTTTCTTGCCGGTAGAAAAGAAATGCTGAACCTGCAGGCGCAGGATTTTAACGAAGGCGATGAAGTTACAGTTCATTTTGAAGGCTATACCAGCAAACTGGATTTTCCAAAATTAGAATCTGAAGAAATTAAATAA
- a CDS encoding TetR/AcrR family transcriptional regulator has translation MTTAISDRQLEIIEAAGKILTTSGVSGLTIKNLAKEMKFSESAIYRHFTSKEEIIIALLEYLAKSMDERYTNAISSDQSPEEKFITLFQNQFSFFKKNPHFVVAVFSDGLMEESQRINETILKIMGVKMKHLMPIILEGQQKKVFTNSITSDELMHIVMGTFRLKMFKWRVANFQFDISRNGDNMIQSVLTLIKNK, from the coding sequence ATGACAACAGCAATTTCAGACAGACAACTTGAAATTATAGAAGCAGCAGGTAAAATACTTACTACTTCGGGAGTAAGTGGCTTAACAATTAAGAACCTTGCTAAGGAAATGAAGTTTTCTGAAAGTGCCATTTACAGGCACTTTACAAGCAAGGAAGAAATAATTATTGCCTTGCTCGAATATCTTGCTAAGAGTATGGATGAACGCTATACTAATGCAATTTCCAGCGATCAATCACCCGAAGAAAAATTCATAACGCTGTTTCAAAATCAGTTTTCATTTTTTAAAAAGAACCCACACTTTGTAGTGGCGGTATTTTCTGATGGACTTATGGAAGAAAGTCAACGCATAAACGAAACTATATTGAAAATAATGGGTGTAAAAATGAAACACTTAATGCCTATAATTTTGGAAGGGCAACAAAAAAAAGTTTTTACAAATTCTATAACATCTGATGAATTAATGCATATCGTGATGGGAACTTTCCGACTGAAAATGTTTAAATGGAGAGTTGCAAATTTTCAATTTGACATAAGTAGAAACGGTGACAATATGATACAATCGGTTTTAACATTAATAAAAAACAAATAG